A single window of Nicotiana tomentosiformis chromosome 1, ASM39032v3, whole genome shotgun sequence DNA harbors:
- the LOC138909519 gene encoding uncharacterized protein produces MRDERVNRILVNGGSSVNLLPICIGKELGIPINKLLESRVMIQRYNQGGQRAIGAIRLGITIEDMQSNAWLHVIDVKTSYNVLLGRPWIHENKVVPSTYHQYLKYYEGEVEKKIVSDDDPFTDAGSHFADAKFYLKNRIVKELKANDVMKSKNDPRLKELK; encoded by the coding sequence atgcgCGATGAAAGAGTAAATCGAATCTTGGTTaatggaggatcctcagtgaaccTCTTACCAATTTGCATTgggaaagaacttggtattcccataAACAAACTCTTGGAAAGTCGTGTGATGATTCAAAGATACAACCAAggggggcaaagagccataggCGCGATCAGGTTGGGgatcaccattgaagatatgcaatcaaaTGCATGGTTGCATGTGATCGATGtaaagacttcatacaacgttttgcttggaaggccttggatacatgagaataaagtggttccatctacctaccatcaatatTTGAAGTACTATGAGGGAGAAGTTGAGAAGAAGATAGTTTCTGATGACGATCCATTCACCGACGCTGGGTCACACTTCGctgatgcaaagttctacttgaagaaccgtattgtgaaggagctaaaagctaATGATGTCATGAAAAGCAAGAATGACCCACGACTAAAAGAGCTTAAGTGA
- the LOC138909511 gene encoding uncharacterized protein, whose translation MRGESEENELEHLVTASKAEKEEWRQPIIDYLSYGILLENPRRWTEIRRRAPHFFYYKYTLYIRSFEGVLLRCLGEDEAVQALREVHPGVFGPHQSGPKLHFHIKRMGYYWPTMGLDVVGPLTKYSGGHLYILDATDYFSKWAEVVALKVVNNENVASFNRVNIMYCFGIPRYVITDNGNPLDNRLMNKICDLFNFKQHNSSMNNVVSNGLAEAFNKTLCNLLKKFVSNSKRD comes from the exons ATGAGGGGGgaaagtgaagaaaatgaactcgaGCATCTGGTCACGGCTTCTAAAGCTGAGAAGgaagaatggcgacaacccattatcgactaTTTAAGTTATGGTATACTTCTAGAAAATCCGAGGAGATGGACTGAAATCCGTCGCCGTGCACCTCATTTCTTTTACTACAAATATACTTTATACATAAGATCATTTGAAGGAGTACTCTTGCGGTGCTTAGGGGAAGATGAAGCAGTCCAAGCTTTGCGAGAAGTACATCCTGGGGTATTTGGGCCACaccagtctggaccaaagctccacttccatataaaaaggatgggatattattggccaacgatg GGACTGGATGTTGTTGGACCATTGACAAAATACTCTGGTGGACACTTATACATCTTAGatgcaactgactacttctcaaaatgggctgaagttgttGCTCTTAAGGTAGTAAATAATGAAAATGTTGCGAGTTTCAACCGAGTAAacataatgtattgctttggcattcctcgttacGTAATAACGGATAATGGAAATCCATTAgacaataggttgatgaacaagatttgtgatctctttaATTTCAAGCAACATAACTCTTCTATGAACAATGTTGTCTccaatggtctagctgaggcattcaataagactctatgcaacttgttaaagaaattCGTCTCCAATTCCAAACGAGATTGA